The genomic stretch CTGTTGCTTACTCTGAACAAAATCAGACATCTGACGAATCGAGTCGAAGTGCTCTGGAATAATTTCGTGATCGGCAACCTGGATTCCAAATCGCTGTTCCAGAAATACGACGAGTTCCATCACATTCATAGAGTCGAGAACACCATTTTCCATAAAGGAATCTGTGTCTTCATAGGGATAGCTTGTGCTGAACAGAATTGTTTCTGCGATATGCTGCCGCAGGATTTCTGCAACTGGTTTCTCTACTGGCATTTGCTTAAATCTCCTTGATTCTAATTGAGTAAAAGGATTGAGGAGCATTGGCTGCCCATTGGATTAAATCCTGTCTTGACCAGATGAAAATATAGCTGGTAGGAACATACTTGCCTTGCTCATATAATTGCTTTCTCCTGGCTGATTTGCAGGTTGCATTCTCAACGTCCATCGGGCTATTGCCCCATTTGAAAGTTTTTGCGCCTCCCAGTTCTGGTATCTTTCGGAGGTATAGCAATCCTGGACTAATCGTTTCCAGGTGGGGATCGTAAAACCAGCTTGAACCAAATACACCTTTTACCTCAGGATTTCTCCTCAGCATTTCAGCCATAATTTTAAAGAAGCGATGCCAGCCCCCCTGGTTAAATTCACTGAGCCATCTAGGGTCAAGGTGAACGTGATAGAAAGGCGAATTGCTTCCCATCTTTGTTAGATAAAAAAAGCTGGACTGAAGAAACTGGCTTAAACCCTGATTCAGGATAAATCTTCTGGAAATGCCCAACAGTTCGACAACCTGCGCTCCCACTGGAAATACTCTCAGGCTGCAAATTCCCAGATCCTTGAGAAACAGATCATTACTATAATCATAATAATCAATATTTTGATAGGAAACATCCTTAGAAGTCTGAGCAATGAGATTCTCAAATACCCAGCTAAAATGTCTCTTGTAAAACCAAATTACCTCTTCCGGATAATTTGCCTTCGGTAGCAGCCTGACTGATCTTTGAATGAGAACAGCTAACGCTAATCTTTGGTAAAGCGCTACTGCTTCCTGACCATAGTTTGACTGAATGAAACTCACTCGATCGCTCAATTCTTGAGGTATGCAGTAATAGCCAGACGTGCGCGGCAAGGACTGAATACTTTCCTGATAAAGCGTTTCCGGACAATTGATCAGTATTTCTCGATCAATCCGGTTTATAGCTTGCCTGAGTGTCCCAACTTCGTAGGAAAGTGCTTCCTGATTGGTTATCTCATTCTCTTGCTGCTTCATTCCCAAATCGTTCATACTCAATTTCTGTTTTATGCTAAAACGATCGTTACAGTAGCCGAGTATTTTTAATTCCTTAAGGGGCGAAAATGCCAGCTAGGTTTTCCCTTCGCATCCACACAGGCAAGCCACCGATCAGAATCAATTGGATGCAAATCAACATGATGCATTCCTACAGCATTCCACCCAGAATCGCTTGCGCTCAGCATCGGTTCTCCTTCAAACATTTGTCGCTCAGCATAGTGAGTTGGTGTGAGCGATGTAATTTCAAAGGCGTAAACCTGACGACCGTAGATTGACTGATCATCCTGGGCGAAACGAATCAATCGCTGACCCAGTTCCAAAAGCCGACCTGCGGGTCTAGCAAAACGAGCGTTGCCTTCAATAATTGGACTATCAGGATGCTCCTGCCACTCGCCTAGAAGGTCTTCGGCATAGTACAAACGCAGAACATCATTTGACGTAGTTGAGGAAAATAGCCACCAAAAATGATTGGAGCGAATCAGGCTGGAATCGACATGATCCATTCCTTTTAATAGTGTCTTTTCAAATACCCATCGATCGGGAAAGGGATCGGCTTTGTACAACCGTGCTTCGTTGATCTGATAGGTTTCTGGAACCATGTAATATTCATTATTCCAGTGAAAAACATAGGGATAGGAAAGGTGAAACGGCTCATCTAGAACGATCTGGTGATAAGTCCAGTGAAATCCGTCTAGACTGCTTGCCAGCGCAATTTTGCCTAACCCGTCGATCGCGTTCAATGCCTCAAAAAACATATACCATCGATCGTCTTTTCGGAGCATAAACGGGTCTGCGACGAATTCGGCGCTAATATCGGTAACGTTTCTGGCAGTGAGAACTGGATTTCGCGCCTGAGCAGGTGGCTTTAGCACAAGCAAATCATTGGCTTCATAAACGCCGATCGACCAGCTTTCACTTTTACGAATGAACCTTTTAATGAACTGCTTCATAAGAACAATCTCTTCGGGCGAGCGGTAGGCTTCATAGCGGTAGATTGAAGCTTTATGAATTCAAGCTTTATGGATTGAGGCTTTATAAATTCAAGCTTTATGAATTGAGAATTTACGGATTAAGGCTCTTATGAGGCAGCGGACATTGCTAGAGAAAGGCTGCGTTGCTGGTTGAGTGATTCGGTTTTGCGCCGCATTTCCCACTCCAAAGTCGATCGAATAATCGTATCTAGATCATCGTATAGGGGTCTCCAGCCTAGAATGGACTGAATCCGATCGGCACAGGCAACCACAGATGCCGGATCTCCCGGTCGGCGATCGGTTTTGATCACTGGAAAATCGACCTGAGCGATTGCCCTGACGCGATCAATGACCTGCTGCACGCTGTGCCCCCGTCCATAGCCACAATTCAAAACCTGGCTCTCGCCCCCCTGTTTCAGATAGCGCAGAGCCGCTACATGGGCAGAAGCCAGATCTTCAACGTGGATGTAATCGCGAATCGCAGTGCCATCGGGCGTAGGAAAATCGGTACCAAAAATGTTGAGCTTCGATCGCCGACGGAGTGCTGCATCACAGGCAAGCCGAATCAGCTGCGTTGCATCCTCCACCATCGACCCTAAATTGCCGCGTGGGTCAGCACCTGCGACATTAAAATAGCGCAGAATGACATAGCGCAGCGACGAAATTGCCCCCTGATCGCGAAGCAGCCACTCGCTCATCAGCTTCGAGCGTCCATAGGGATTAATCGGCGCAGTTTCTGCGGTTTCTCGCACTGGATTTTCTTTCGGTTCCCCATACACCGCTGCCGTACTCGAAAAGATCAGCTGGTTTACCCCCATAGCGCTACAGCAGCGTAGCAGGTTC from Leptolyngbya ohadii IS1 encodes the following:
- a CDS encoding acyl carrier protein; this encodes MPVEKPVAEILRQHIAETILFSTSYPYEDTDSFMENGVLDSMNVMELVVFLEQRFGIQVADHEIIPEHFDSIRQMSDFVQSKQQIAA
- a CDS encoding glucosamine inositolphosphorylceramide transferase family protein, translated to MKQFIKRFIRKSESWSIGVYEANDLLVLKPPAQARNPVLTARNVTDISAEFVADPFMLRKDDRWYMFFEALNAIDGLGKIALASSLDGFHWTYHQIVLDEPFHLSYPYVFHWNNEYYMVPETYQINEARLYKADPFPDRWVFEKTLLKGMDHVDSSLIRSNHFWWLFSSTTSNDVLRLYYAEDLLGEWQEHPDSPIIEGNARFARPAGRLLELGQRLIRFAQDDQSIYGRQVYAFEITSLTPTHYAERQMFEGEPMLSASDSGWNAVGMHHVDLHPIDSDRWLACVDAKGKPSWHFRPLRN
- the galE gene encoding UDP-glucose 4-epimerase GalE, with translation MMDRKKVLVTGGAGYIGSHVVQQLGEAGYDVVVYDNCSTGSPTAVLYGELIRGDLADIDKLYQVFAQHHFDTVLHFAASLIAPESVSRPLEYYANNTRNTLNLLRCCSAMGVNQLIFSSTAAVYGEPKENPVRETAETAPINPYGRSKLMSEWLLRDQGAISSLRYVILRYFNVAGADPRGNLGSMVEDATQLIRLACDAALRRRSKLNIFGTDFPTPDGTAIRDYIHVEDLASAHVAALRYLKQGGESQVLNCGYGRGHSVQQVIDRVRAIAQVDFPVIKTDRRPGDPASVVACADRIQSILGWRPLYDDLDTIIRSTLEWEMRRKTESLNQQRSLSLAMSAAS